A part of Corynebacterium mustelae genomic DNA contains:
- the mshD gene encoding mycothiol synthase, translating to MNVTMHMGQLPPPLYDATKKLLEAAQDHDGISPLSEQFLRGLTDPSRGHTHALLFRHTVSEPAQFGTIIGIATSDGTTLEMVVHPDFRRCKGATALKTAFPTTPVWAHGDLTEAQQFAQALGLNPTRQLLVMAADITPHQVPPLPSGLTLLTATEAVEQFGQRHFDNQWLIANNQAFSWHPEQGDWDHNRLEAARNTDWYRPEDVLTLWDNDIMLGFHWMKRHGELAEGAEAEVYVIGLADAGRGRGLGSILLSAGINHLYDEGARRVILYVESDNTPAIVAYEALGFTTVERHVLYT from the coding sequence ATGAACGTCACAATGCACATGGGGCAACTTCCACCACCCCTCTACGACGCCACCAAAAAACTCCTTGAGGCTGCGCAGGACCACGACGGCATATCACCATTGTCGGAACAATTCCTCAGAGGCCTCACCGACCCTAGCCGAGGCCACACCCACGCGCTGCTGTTTCGCCACACGGTCTCTGAACCTGCCCAATTCGGCACGATCATAGGCATAGCCACCAGCGACGGTACTACCTTAGAAATGGTTGTTCACCCCGATTTTCGCCGCTGCAAAGGCGCAACGGCTTTGAAAACCGCATTTCCCACCACCCCGGTATGGGCACATGGCGATCTGACCGAAGCCCAACAATTCGCACAAGCTCTTGGATTGAACCCCACCCGGCAACTGCTTGTCATGGCGGCAGACATTACCCCACACCAAGTACCGCCACTGCCGAGCGGGTTGACCCTACTGACCGCGACAGAAGCGGTTGAACAATTTGGACAACGCCATTTCGATAATCAGTGGCTTATTGCAAACAATCAAGCGTTTAGCTGGCATCCGGAACAAGGGGACTGGGACCACAACCGACTCGAAGCTGCCCGAAACACCGACTGGTACCGACCAGAAGACGTACTCACGTTGTGGGATAACGACATTATGTTGGGCTTCCACTGGATGAAACGCCACGGTGAGCTAGCCGAAGGTGCCGAGGCGGAAGTGTATGTCATCGGGCTTGCCGACGCCGGACGTGGGCGCGGGCTTGGGTCCATCCTGTTAAGCGCGGGGATTAATCACCTTTACGATGAAGGGGCACGCCGGGTGATTTTGTATGTGGAATCCGACAACACTCCTGCAATTGTCGCCTATGAGGCGCTGGGCTTTACAACCGTTGAACGGCA
- a CDS encoding LmeA family phospholipid-binding protein: MITESTHFLLFDAACSNYGGVSVKKRRIKRIVVTLSVIAGLLASTWVVDTAVAARSEKQLSDRVESIAELAAAPEVYLGGFPFSAALLTGTLPDMYVSMTDVAVEPFGLIRAHTSLTDVEVTKEQVLAGDIDGSKAALISRGVALDAVALGSQLGISDLDISHPYDISPAGGHVAEVQLSGTPPDLPGPVVVLAELRLVGKMFHLNPVRLVDRGAVSESGSDGLTEAQILDAFRWELNTRTLPLARQASYVASSGGTIYFESQERNVVVHTEDLIPKASDSKTPN, translated from the coding sequence ATGATTACCGAGAGTACTCATTTTCTGCTTTTCGACGCGGCTTGTAGTAACTATGGAGGGGTGAGTGTAAAAAAGCGCAGAATAAAACGGATTGTGGTTACCCTCAGTGTGATTGCTGGGTTGCTGGCATCCACCTGGGTGGTAGACACCGCCGTTGCTGCGCGTAGTGAGAAGCAGCTGTCAGATCGGGTGGAAAGCATTGCCGAATTGGCTGCCGCACCTGAAGTGTATTTGGGGGGTTTTCCGTTTTCCGCTGCACTTTTAACTGGAACACTGCCAGACATGTACGTTTCCATGACTGATGTGGCGGTGGAACCATTTGGCCTGATCCGGGCGCACACGTCGCTTACTGATGTGGAGGTAACAAAGGAGCAAGTACTCGCCGGTGATATTGATGGGTCTAAAGCTGCATTGATTAGCCGCGGCGTGGCTCTTGATGCGGTGGCGCTTGGCTCCCAATTGGGTATTTCTGACTTAGATATTTCTCATCCCTACGATATCTCCCCGGCTGGTGGCCACGTGGCGGAGGTTCAGCTAAGCGGCACGCCTCCTGATCTACCTGGACCGGTGGTGGTTCTGGCGGAATTGCGGTTGGTGGGCAAAATGTTTCATTTAAACCCAGTGCGACTGGTTGATCGTGGCGCTGTATCTGAATCGGGATCCGATGGTCTGACAGAAGCCCAAATATTGGACGCGTTTCGCTGGGAACTAAATACCCGCACCCTGCCACTTGCCAGGCAGGCAAGCTATGTTGCTTCCAGTGGTGGCACTATTTATTTTGAGTCCCAAGAGCGCAATGTCGTTGTGCACACCGAGGATTTAATCCCGAAAGCCAGCGACTCAAAGACCCCTAATTAA
- a CDS encoding diacylglycerol/lipid kinase family protein: MKALLISNPNSTTQQPELFRHLIPVLRSVPGLHLHAQFTHHAGHATAMCEGLTRADYDVVIAVGGDGTVNEVINGLLGSVPATGEASKSYHEVPALAVIPTGSANVFARALGFPPEPIQATETLAHTLRHGLTRTIDMGTWNDNWFAVNAGFGIDADVIANMERVRQRGFSATPLRYLRVTVRAWRRLRKYPPNISVSAINRDGERRKVAKLPVCMASNTNPWSFFGPLPVVTNPRNSFDMGLGLFGVTRLDGIAGATAMLQMLGANLPRFATSWLKERTFTFDDVLEVDLTCAKTQRFQVDGEYAGDFKTVTLGAIPEAIEVYAPTDKVTPTPMSWVRLALSFFDIRL, encoded by the coding sequence GTGAAGGCACTATTAATTTCAAACCCAAATTCCACAACCCAGCAACCAGAACTATTTAGACACCTGATTCCGGTGTTGCGATCCGTACCAGGGTTGCATCTACACGCCCAATTTACTCACCACGCCGGACACGCCACCGCCATGTGCGAGGGGCTGACCCGCGCCGATTACGATGTCGTCATCGCCGTCGGCGGCGATGGAACAGTGAACGAAGTCATCAACGGCCTGCTTGGCTCTGTTCCTGCGACAGGGGAGGCGTCGAAAAGCTACCACGAGGTACCAGCGCTCGCAGTTATCCCCACCGGTTCCGCAAACGTTTTCGCACGTGCATTGGGCTTCCCGCCGGAACCCATTCAAGCCACCGAGACGCTCGCCCACACTCTGCGGCACGGGCTAACTCGAACCATTGACATGGGAACCTGGAACGACAACTGGTTTGCCGTCAATGCAGGTTTTGGCATCGACGCCGACGTAATTGCCAATATGGAACGGGTACGGCAACGAGGCTTCTCCGCAACCCCACTGCGCTATCTACGCGTCACCGTCCGGGCATGGCGACGGCTTCGTAAATACCCGCCAAATATTAGCGTTTCTGCAATCAACCGGGACGGTGAACGTCGCAAAGTAGCCAAACTCCCAGTGTGCATGGCGTCGAATACCAACCCGTGGTCGTTTTTCGGGCCGCTGCCAGTGGTGACCAACCCCCGCAATTCCTTCGACATGGGCTTAGGTTTATTTGGTGTAACCCGGCTTGATGGTATTGCAGGTGCCACTGCCATGTTGCAAATGTTGGGCGCGAATTTGCCGCGCTTTGCCACTTCCTGGCTCAAAGAACGTACTTTCACCTTCGATGATGTGCTGGAAGTTGATCTAACTTGCGCCAAAACCCAGCGGTTCCAGGTTGACGGTGAATACGCTGGTGATTTCAAGACTGTGACTTTGGGAGCTATCCCCGAAGCCATCGAGGTTTACGCCCCTACAGATAAAGTAACCCCGACTCCAATGTCATGGGTGCGGCTTGCACTCAGCTTCTTCGACATTCGGCTTTAA
- a CDS encoding FABP family protein, protein MTEQSPHSIPDTPGDAAASKEPSPSHVSLSGSAAVDRAAEEWKESAHRNIPGFGDLPIPDDTANLREGPSLHDGLLALLPLVGVWRGTGQKPLEDDTIVNFGQQLIIAHDGEKYLTYESRMWDLDAEGNATGLDQRETGFWRINAKDEIELVIASSLGAVEIMYGQPLNERAWELESASTMVTATGPASLGAGKRLYGLMPNNNLGWVDERMVDGELKPRMSAELRRVMG, encoded by the coding sequence ATGACAGAACAATCACCACATTCAATCCCAGATACCCCAGGCGACGCCGCAGCAAGCAAGGAACCTTCGCCATCACATGTGTCGCTTTCTGGCAGCGCAGCTGTGGATCGCGCAGCGGAAGAATGGAAGGAATCCGCGCACCGAAATATTCCCGGTTTCGGTGACCTTCCTATTCCAGATGACACGGCAAATCTTCGGGAAGGTCCTAGTTTGCACGATGGCCTACTCGCGCTATTGCCATTAGTTGGAGTCTGGCGGGGCACCGGCCAAAAACCCCTGGAAGACGACACCATTGTCAATTTTGGCCAACAGTTGATTATTGCCCACGATGGTGAAAAATACCTCACCTACGAATCCCGTATGTGGGATCTCGATGCAGAAGGCAACGCCACTGGTTTAGATCAGCGCGAAACCGGTTTTTGGCGCATTAACGCCAAGGACGAAATCGAGTTAGTTATCGCATCATCGCTTGGCGCGGTGGAAATCATGTACGGCCAACCGCTCAATGAACGCGCGTGGGAATTAGAATCCGCCTCCACGATGGTCACCGCGACAGGACCGGCTTCTTTAGGTGCGGGTAAACGACTTTACGGCCTTATGCCGAATAACAACTTGGGGTGGGTTGATGAGCGCATGGTAGACGGCGAGTTGAAGCCTCGTATGTCGGCTGAACTGCGCCGCGTCATGGGTTAA
- a CDS encoding aminodeoxychorismate lyase has translation MASHVQPSSTSPTPIVLAVEPFGGSARNHNPNLPLVFWDDAAVTRGDGVFETLLLRDGCACNVQRHIDRFCASARLLDLPQPALEAWEKATELAAEMWFSKTDRDASCVWTYTRGRESTGIPSAWLVVKDVGDKTVEQRESGVKVMTGARGYNISTSAHETDATINTPPWLVVGAKSLNYAANMAALRWAKSQGFDDVIFTDGEQVLEGATSTVVTVRGNKIRTPISGGDILPGTTVAALFAHATDSGWRCKEKNMLVDDLYRADSVWLLSSVRIATRVTQLDGKKLPKPANETEIRELIEAALGVP, from the coding sequence ATGGCTTCTCACGTTCAGCCCTCGTCCACCTCACCAACCCCGATAGTATTGGCAGTGGAACCGTTTGGCGGTTCTGCCAGAAACCATAACCCCAATCTGCCACTGGTTTTTTGGGATGATGCGGCGGTGACGCGCGGCGATGGTGTTTTTGAGACACTCCTGTTGCGAGACGGCTGCGCCTGCAATGTGCAGCGCCACATTGATCGATTTTGCGCTTCCGCCCGATTACTAGACTTGCCGCAGCCTGCACTGGAAGCGTGGGAAAAAGCTACCGAATTAGCTGCTGAAATGTGGTTTTCTAAAACCGACCGGGATGCGTCCTGCGTCTGGACGTACACCAGGGGTCGGGAAAGCACCGGTATCCCCAGCGCATGGTTGGTGGTGAAAGACGTTGGCGATAAAACCGTTGAACAGCGCGAATCCGGCGTCAAAGTTATGACGGGGGCACGTGGATATAACATTTCGACCAGTGCACATGAAACAGATGCAACTATCAATACCCCACCGTGGTTGGTGGTTGGGGCGAAGTCGTTAAATTATGCCGCGAATATGGCGGCGTTGCGGTGGGCGAAATCCCAAGGCTTCGACGATGTCATCTTCACTGATGGGGAACAGGTACTTGAGGGGGCTACTTCCACTGTCGTTACGGTTCGTGGTAATAAAATCCGCACCCCAATTTCCGGCGGTGACATATTGCCCGGTACCACCGTAGCTGCACTTTTTGCGCACGCAACCGACAGTGGTTGGCGCTGCAAGGAAAAGAATATGCTTGTCGACGACCTATACCGCGCCGACAGCGTGTGGCTTCTAAGCTCGGTGCGGATTGCGACTCGGGTTACTCAGTTGGATGGGAAAAAGCTCCCGAAACCCGCGAATGAAACGGAAATCCGGGAGCTGATAGAAGCAGCGCTAGGGGTCCCTTAA
- the ygfZ gene encoding CAF17-like 4Fe-4S cluster assembly/insertion protein YgfZ, with translation MTNSEKNSQTTPETTYSSPLLALPGAAECQDYGFPTLRSVAWHYGNPLVEQRNFEKRGLVDRSNRPVFMVSGADSATFLNSLLSQKLINQPDGFFTQAINLDGQGRIEQLIDVSIQGDNFYLDLAPEHADSLIEYLNLRIFLSEVEITPTDLRILSLISPSEDAVTLPDVVAFSRVLDWGTSKRRDCFVPQSHLFTVSSQLIDAGWAPTGLMAYTAERVKNTIPEPSIDFDDKTIPHEVPHLINRGDTMGAVALQKGCYRGQETIARVENLGRSPRLLVMVHLDGSAPLLPEPGAVIEAGDKTVGRLGTIVHDHDFGPIGLALIKRNVVHADTPVVLHSGDTAISIDRDSIPVDESSQAGRAALNRLKGLM, from the coding sequence GTGACAAATTCTGAAAAAAATTCGCAAACCACCCCTGAAACGACCTATAGTTCCCCGCTTCTTGCGCTTCCCGGCGCGGCAGAATGCCAGGATTACGGTTTCCCGACTCTACGCTCGGTCGCGTGGCACTACGGCAATCCGTTGGTTGAGCAACGCAATTTTGAAAAACGCGGGCTGGTTGATCGCTCCAATCGGCCGGTTTTTATGGTCAGTGGCGCAGATTCCGCCACGTTTCTCAACAGTTTGCTCAGCCAGAAGCTGATCAATCAGCCTGATGGCTTTTTCACCCAGGCGATCAATTTAGATGGCCAGGGGCGCATTGAACAGCTCATTGATGTGTCTATCCAGGGCGATAATTTCTATCTTGATCTTGCTCCCGAACATGCGGACAGCCTCATTGAATACCTCAATCTGCGGATTTTCTTGTCCGAGGTAGAGATAACACCAACCGATCTTCGTATCCTAAGCCTCATCTCACCCTCCGAAGATGCTGTTACGCTTCCCGACGTGGTTGCATTTAGCCGGGTGCTGGACTGGGGTACCAGCAAACGTCGAGATTGTTTCGTCCCACAAAGCCACCTGTTCACCGTTTCATCGCAGCTTATCGACGCCGGGTGGGCACCTACCGGATTGATGGCTTATACCGCTGAGCGGGTGAAGAATACCATTCCAGAACCCAGCATTGATTTTGACGATAAGACTATTCCGCATGAGGTTCCCCACTTGATTAATCGAGGGGACACCATGGGTGCGGTGGCACTTCAGAAAGGGTGCTACCGGGGTCAGGAAACTATTGCCCGAGTGGAAAACTTGGGCCGCTCCCCCAGGTTGTTGGTTATGGTGCATTTAGATGGTTCCGCGCCTTTGCTACCGGAACCAGGCGCTGTGATCGAAGCTGGTGATAAAACCGTCGGAAGGCTCGGCACGATAGTTCATGACCATGATTTCGGACCTATTGGGTTAGCGCTTATCAAACGCAATGTCGTCCATGCTGATACTCCGGTGGTGCTGCACAGCGGCGACACCGCAATCAGTATTGATCGAGATTCGATCCCGGTGGATGAATCTAGCCAGGCGGGTCGGGCTGCACTCAACCGGCTCAAAGGGTTGATGTAA
- a CDS encoding DUF3073 domain-containing protein — MGRGRAKAKQTKVARQLKYNTPNMDLDSLQRELAGQSPSRTNDRHDDYDDEYDDYADAYSEYADWVEDEEDEKK; from the coding sequence ATGGGTCGCGGTCGCGCGAAGGCAAAGCAGACCAAGGTTGCACGCCAGCTGAAGTACAACACTCCAAATATGGATTTGGACTCTTTGCAACGTGAGCTAGCCGGACAGTCCCCAAGTCGCACCAATGATCGACACGACGATTACGATGATGAATACGACGATTATGCGGATGCATATTCTGAGTATGCCGACTGGGTTGAAGACGAAGAAGATGAGAAGAAGTAA
- a CDS encoding LbetaH domain-containing protein: MMIASSTDSKTEPHFTFTGATQVFAGHTVHQIKARINLPHAGVVAGDIGGWVETTDSLRDNAWIFDDACVYQGAQVTGDAIVRGNVAVFGHAHIGESAVVEGSGEIRDYARVYGCAQVQGRGSVVDHSHVYGWATVSENATVSEGAQIYGHAHVAGNAAISGGAHVCGQSHIAGSATLSNGSVVCGHAVITGEVAISGGAQVSATARIEHYDDILIINRTGLVEDTITVFRTDDQGSSNHVIAMGKWRGTIESLQFEISHPRHGSGERSDFEQDRLQAEVHALIPLLNTRIEQWRSRVLA; the protein is encoded by the coding sequence ATGATGATTGCAAGCAGTACTGATTCTAAAACCGAACCGCACTTCACGTTCACCGGAGCCACCCAAGTATTCGCCGGGCATACAGTGCATCAGATCAAAGCCCGCATCAATCTTCCGCACGCCGGTGTGGTTGCTGGAGATATCGGCGGCTGGGTGGAAACCACTGACAGTTTACGCGACAATGCGTGGATATTTGATGACGCTTGTGTCTACCAAGGCGCCCAAGTAACCGGTGACGCTATCGTGCGCGGTAACGTCGCCGTGTTTGGGCACGCGCACATTGGCGAAAGCGCCGTCGTGGAGGGCAGCGGCGAGATCAGAGATTACGCCCGAGTCTATGGCTGCGCCCAAGTCCAAGGCCGCGGCTCGGTGGTCGACCACTCCCACGTGTACGGTTGGGCAACAGTGTCTGAAAACGCCACTGTCAGCGAAGGCGCACAAATCTACGGGCATGCTCATGTGGCTGGCAATGCGGCAATTTCCGGCGGCGCCCATGTGTGCGGCCAGTCGCATATTGCAGGCAGTGCTACCCTATCCAACGGTTCCGTGGTCTGTGGCCATGCGGTAATCACTGGTGAGGTTGCTATCTCCGGTGGCGCTCAGGTTTCCGCAACCGCGCGGATTGAGCATTACGACGACATTTTGATCATCAATAGAACTGGGTTGGTAGAAGACACCATCACGGTGTTTCGCACCGACGATCAGGGGAGCAGCAATCATGTGATCGCCATGGGGAAGTGGCGCGGCACCATCGAATCTCTCCAGTTTGAAATCTCGCACCCCAGACACGGTTCCGGTGAACGATCAGATTTTGAACAAGACCGCCTGCAAGCGGAAGTGCATGCGCTCATCCCGCTACTGAATACCCGCATTGAACAGTGGCGCAGCCGGGTGCTTGCCTGA
- a CDS encoding LbetaH domain-containing protein: MTEWSTILMDTHYEFTGETCQHAGRTLHRIRTLKDIPAVGAKAYDSGGWIESPHNLPSGIDPGWVTDNAKVYGMAQITTGALIGGEAEALDEVVIAGRSVVGDNARIHGWSQVLDGGRVGGHAQVHGRATVKHYAQLFDDAEIYDDAVIANGARVYGRSRVFGFAQVTGNVEVKDFARVWGHARVAEGMIYEDAQVSGTARVTGCAHLLSSAEVTHSSHIFTLYPMGQAFGAVTMYRTTHGGHMVAIGFSDGTPPWCGSVIELAAKAQALVDDDWWSHRDVSSQTQQSWLEEFTNLVPAFTARLETWALQERMKAE; encoded by the coding sequence GTGACTGAATGGAGCACGATCTTAATGGATACACATTACGAATTCACCGGGGAAACGTGCCAGCATGCAGGACGTACCCTACACCGAATTAGGACACTTAAGGATATTCCAGCTGTAGGTGCTAAAGCCTACGATAGTGGGGGTTGGATTGAATCACCGCATAATCTTCCTAGCGGGATTGACCCTGGCTGGGTTACAGATAATGCAAAAGTTTACGGTATGGCGCAAATAACCACCGGGGCGCTCATTGGGGGAGAAGCAGAGGCGCTAGATGAAGTCGTAATCGCAGGCCGGTCAGTTGTAGGCGATAATGCCCGCATCCACGGTTGGTCGCAGGTACTTGACGGGGGCCGGGTAGGCGGCCACGCCCAAGTCCATGGTCGGGCAACCGTAAAGCACTACGCGCAGCTGTTCGACGATGCGGAAATATATGACGACGCGGTCATCGCCAACGGGGCTCGGGTTTACGGCCGCAGCCGGGTGTTTGGTTTTGCACAAGTAACTGGCAATGTTGAGGTGAAAGACTTCGCACGGGTGTGGGGGCACGCCCGAGTCGCAGAAGGGATGATTTACGAGGATGCTCAAGTATCCGGTACCGCTCGGGTTACCGGATGTGCCCACCTGCTATCCAGCGCGGAAGTGACCCATTCCAGTCATATTTTCACTTTGTACCCAATGGGGCAAGCCTTTGGCGCCGTTACCATGTACCGCACCACGCATGGTGGGCACATGGTTGCCATAGGCTTTTCTGATGGCACCCCACCGTGGTGCGGTTCTGTGATTGAGCTAGCCGCCAAGGCGCAAGCGCTTGTCGACGACGATTGGTGGTCCCACCGTGATGTTTCCAGCCAGACGCAGCAAAGTTGGTTGGAGGAATTTACCAACCTTGTTCCCGCATTCACCGCCCGGTTGGAAACGTGGGCATTGCAAGAACGAATGAAGGCCGAATGA
- the purM gene encoding phosphoribosylformylglycinamidine cyclo-ligase yields MTDTPINANDEKVADEAVSYAAAGVDIEAGDRAVELFAPLAKKATRPEVRGGLGGFAGLFALGKYREPLLAAGSDGVGTKLAVAQAMNKHDTIGIDLVAMCVDDLVVCGAEPLFLQDYIAIGKVVPEHVAEIVSGIAEGCIQAGCALLGGETAEHPGVMEPGDYDVSATAVGVVEADELLGPDRVRNGDVVIAMASSGLHSNGYSLARHVLLEKASLPLDGFVEELDRTLGEELLEPTRIYAKDCLALADECEVHTFCHVTGGGLAGNLARVIPDGLVAELSRATWTPGPIFRLIQNVGKVPQEEMEKTFNMGVGMVAVVAPQDRDRALAMLTARHIKAWELGTVHTATDSDTGSVIMSGSHSGH; encoded by the coding sequence ATGACTGATACCCCAATTAACGCAAACGATGAAAAAGTTGCGGACGAAGCCGTATCTTACGCTGCGGCGGGCGTCGATATCGAAGCCGGCGACCGCGCTGTCGAGCTTTTTGCACCGCTGGCGAAAAAAGCCACTCGGCCCGAAGTGCGCGGCGGGTTAGGCGGCTTCGCTGGGTTATTTGCCTTGGGTAAATACCGGGAACCGCTGCTTGCCGCGGGATCTGACGGCGTAGGCACTAAATTAGCGGTAGCACAGGCCATGAATAAACACGACACCATCGGCATTGACCTGGTTGCCATGTGTGTTGATGACCTGGTAGTTTGCGGTGCAGAGCCACTGTTTTTGCAGGACTACATCGCCATTGGCAAAGTCGTGCCAGAACATGTTGCTGAGATTGTTTCCGGCATCGCCGAAGGCTGCATACAAGCTGGTTGTGCGCTTTTAGGTGGCGAAACGGCAGAGCATCCCGGGGTTATGGAACCCGGTGACTACGACGTTTCCGCCACCGCAGTTGGGGTTGTGGAAGCCGACGAATTACTCGGCCCGGACCGGGTACGAAATGGCGACGTGGTGATCGCAATGGCGTCTTCCGGACTGCACTCCAATGGGTATTCCCTCGCGCGCCACGTGTTGTTGGAAAAAGCAAGTCTGCCGTTGGATGGTTTCGTGGAAGAGTTAGACCGCACCTTGGGTGAAGAGCTATTAGAGCCCACCCGAATCTACGCAAAGGACTGCTTGGCGCTGGCTGATGAATGCGAAGTTCACACCTTCTGTCACGTCACCGGCGGCGGGCTAGCGGGAAATCTTGCACGGGTAATCCCGGACGGGCTTGTGGCAGAACTGAGCCGTGCGACCTGGACGCCTGGCCCGATCTTCCGACTAATCCAAAACGTAGGTAAAGTGCCGCAGGAAGAGATGGAAAAGACCTTCAATATGGGGGTCGGTATGGTTGCGGTAGTGGCACCGCAAGACCGTGACCGGGCGTTGGCTATGCTCACGGCGCGTCATATCAAGGCGTGGGAATTAGGCACCGTTCATACTGCAACCGATTCCGATACCGGGTCGGTCATCATGTCGGGTTCCCACTCCGGTCACTAA
- the purF gene encoding amidophosphoribosyltransferase, with amino-acid sequence MGWVAQIKQPVEQLENISVTSSIAGFDDQGEQSPREECGVFGVWAPGEEVSKLTYFGLFALQHRGQEAAGIAVGDGQQVVVFKDLGLVSQIFDEQTLESLKGDVAIGHTRYSTAGGVTWENSQPMFQVAPDGTDVALAHNGNLVNYLELLDEAHSLELVDAHTQPSDSQVMTALLAHGITTGMKVLDSARLLLPRVTGAFCLTFTDGHTLYAARDPEGVRPLCLGRLEKGWVVASETCALDIVGASFVREIEPGELVAIDEAGVRSEKFAAPRRKGCVFEYVYLARPDSVIRGRSVNESRLEIGRRLAKEFPADGDLVIPVPESGVPAAVGFAQASGIPFGQGLVKNAYVGRTFIQPSQTLRQLGIRLKLNPLREVLQGKRLIVVDDSIVRGNTQRALIRMLREAGAAEVHVRIASPPVKWPCFYGIDFASPGELIANAVTEGNEEEMVQAVCTAIGADSLGFVSTESMVAATQQPRSELCCACFDGEYPLGLPTGNPNAELVSALQRGSCGGVD; translated from the coding sequence ATGGGTTGGGTGGCACAGATTAAGCAGCCGGTAGAACAGTTGGAAAATATTTCGGTCACTTCTTCAATCGCAGGATTCGACGACCAGGGGGAGCAATCCCCGCGAGAAGAATGTGGGGTCTTCGGCGTATGGGCTCCGGGTGAGGAAGTTTCAAAGCTTACCTATTTTGGTCTCTTCGCCTTGCAACACCGGGGCCAGGAAGCTGCTGGTATCGCGGTGGGGGATGGCCAGCAGGTAGTCGTGTTTAAGGACTTGGGCCTAGTGTCACAAATCTTTGATGAACAAACCTTAGAGTCTCTCAAGGGTGACGTGGCTATCGGGCATACCCGTTACTCCACCGCAGGTGGCGTGACATGGGAAAATTCACAACCTATGTTCCAGGTGGCTCCCGATGGGACAGATGTTGCATTGGCACACAACGGAAATTTGGTTAACTACCTAGAGCTGCTGGATGAAGCTCACTCGCTTGAGCTTGTCGACGCCCACACCCAGCCCTCCGATTCGCAGGTTATGACGGCTCTTTTAGCCCATGGCATTACCACCGGAATGAAGGTTCTTGATTCCGCTCGACTCTTGTTACCCAGAGTAACGGGCGCTTTTTGTTTAACCTTTACCGACGGGCACACCCTCTATGCTGCCCGCGACCCGGAAGGGGTGCGCCCATTGTGCCTGGGTCGGTTAGAAAAAGGCTGGGTAGTTGCATCTGAAACCTGTGCCCTTGATATTGTGGGTGCGTCGTTTGTTCGGGAAATTGAGCCTGGCGAATTGGTGGCCATTGATGAAGCGGGCGTGCGGTCAGAGAAATTTGCCGCGCCGCGTCGTAAAGGCTGTGTCTTTGAATATGTATATCTAGCTCGACCGGACTCGGTGATTCGGGGTCGAAGTGTCAATGAATCTCGCCTGGAAATTGGCCGCAGGCTGGCTAAAGAATTTCCGGCAGATGGTGATTTGGTCATTCCTGTCCCGGAATCAGGAGTTCCGGCGGCGGTGGGATTTGCCCAAGCCTCTGGAATCCCCTTTGGTCAGGGCCTTGTGAAGAACGCTTACGTGGGCCGAACCTTTATTCAACCGTCGCAAACATTGCGGCAATTGGGAATTCGGCTCAAACTCAACCCGTTGCGAGAAGTCTTGCAAGGCAAGCGTTTGATCGTGGTGGATGATTCCATCGTTCGCGGAAACACACAACGTGCACTCATCCGAATGCTGCGGGAAGCCGGCGCTGCGGAGGTGCATGTGCGTATCGCATCGCCACCAGTGAAATGGCCATGTTTTTACGGAATCGACTTTGCTAGCCCTGGTGAACTCATAGCTAATGCGGTCACAGAGGGCAACGAAGAAGAAATGGTGCAGGCAGTGTGCACCGCCATTGGTGCTGACTCGTTAGGATTCGTCTCAACCGAGTCGATGGTGGCCGCGACGCAGCAGCCACGATCCGAGTTGTGCTGTGCCTGTTTCGATGGAGAATATCCGTTGGGATTGCCTACCGGTAATCCCAATGCGGAGCTCGTGTCGGCGCTGCAACGCGGTTCCTGCGGCGGCGTGGATTAG